The Edaphobacter flagellatus sequence ATGAAGGCACGCAGTTGACCGAACTGGGCCTTTGGGCTGCGCACGGTATGTATGAGGAATTCGGCGGTGCCCCCGGCGCAGGCGTTGTCACTGGGTTAGGCCGTGTAAGCGGACGGCTTTGCATGATCGTCGCGAATGACGCAACGGTGAAGGCGGGCGCGTTCTTTCCCATGACGGCGAAGAAGGTGCTGCGCGCGCAGACGATTGCGCTTGAAAACCGAATTCCAACGCTCTACCTCGTTGACTCCGCCGGCGTCTTTCTCCCGCTGCAGGAGGATGTTTTTCCGGACCAGGATGATTTTGGACGCGTCTTTCGCAATAACGCCGTGATGAGCGCGCTCGGCGTTCCGCAGATTACGGCGATCATGGGTATGTGCGTCGCGGGTGGGGCCTATCTGCCGGTTATGACCGATACGGTGCTGATGACCGAGGGCTCTGGCCTCTTTCTCGCTGGGCCGTCGCTGGTGCAGGCGGCGATCGGCCAGAAGACCGGCGCCGAAGAGTTGGGAGGCGCGACGATGCATGCAGAGATTTCAGGCACGGTCGACTTCAAGGAGCCGAATGATCATCTCTGCATCGCGCGGTTGCGCTCCCTGGTCTCAAAGATCGGTGAGCGCCCGGGAGCTCCGTTCAGCGTCATGCCATACGATGCGGCGAAGGACGCACCGCGATATGCGGCGGACGATCTCTACGGCTTGATTGATCCCGATCCTGCAAAGGCAGCGACCAACGTCTACGACATGCACGATATCATTGCGCGCCTTGTCGACCGCTCGGAGTTCGATGAGTACAAGGCCGACTTTGGCCGCACGGTGCTGTGCGGGTATGCGCGTATCGGCGGCCGTGCCGTGGGCATTGTTGCCAACCAGAAGATGCATCAGCAGCAGACGGTGGCGATGGGGCCGCAGGCAGGCACTAAGCGCACGGAGTTCGGCGGCGTGATCTACACAGAGAGCGCGCAGAAGGCTGCCCGCTTCATCATGGACTGCAACCAGAACCTGATCCCTCTCATCTTCCTGCACGACGTCAACGGCTTTATGGTGGGCAAGGACGCAGAGTGGAGCGGCATCATCCGCGCCGGAGCGAAGATGGTCTCGGCCGTAAGTACAAGCGTGGTGCCGAAGATTACGGTTATCGTCGGCGGCAGTTTTGGCGCAGGGCACTATGCAATGTGCGGCAAGGCATACGATCCGCGTTTCATCCTCGCGTGGCCCACGGCTCGCTACGCGGTGATGAGTGGCGCTTCGGCGGCCAATACGCTGGTTGAGGTGCGAGTGAAGCAGATGGAGCGCGGCGGCAAACATCTATCCGAAGACGAGAAGAAAGCAATCTACGAAGAAATTAAAGCAACGTACGACGCGCAGGCCGATCCGCGCTATGGGGCAGCAAGAATGTGGGTGGATGCGATCATCGATCCCGTCAAGACACGCGAGGTGCTGATGACTGCGCTTGAGTCATGTGCGTTGAATCCGGATGTTGCAAAATTTAATCCGGGGGTCCTGCAGACGTGATGCTCAATCCGGCGTAGAGATTCGCTGTTTTAGTTCGTCAACTAGTCGATCCGCAGATTTTATAGTTTCCTTTTCCCGATTTTTTTCGAGGCGCGCCAAGCGTCGATGGTCAGTAGTTGACCACAACAATTCTTTACTATGCGCATCCATGACGCTCAAAATGAGTTGTGGGTCAGTAACGTCGTAGCTATATACGGTCGTCTGTTTTGTGTACGAGTTATATGCTGAGCCGGTATGCTGCCCTTTATCTTCGATTACATATTTAAGCTCAATTACCAGGTCGGCTTGATCAGGGGATGGGGCAAGCGCAAATTTCCCCAACGTTTCATCTCTGCATAAAATTCATCGAATGCGAGAGACGTTCCACTACCTCCAGCATTGGTGAGAAACACAATTCTCGCATTTCGTATTACTGGGGGTAATGGTGCTTTGGGTACCTCTTTCTTTTTAAAGGAAAAGGCAGGAGTAGCTAAAACAATGAAAGTCGCACATGCAAAGGCCTTGTTTATTAAACGCATTAAAATCCTCTATTAGAGCTTCCCTATTGAACTAGCATTTAGGCTTAGATCGAGTAAATACGACATAAGTGTGGCATACAGTTGTTGGAGTTAGAAGTGATCAAGATCATTGAATGTCCGCGAGACGCATGGCAGGCCCTTCCAGTTCATATTCCCGCTGAGATCAAGGCGGACTATCTTCGTGTGTTGATCGCCGCGGGCTTCAAGCACATCGATGCAGTCAGCTTTGTCTCTGCTGGAGCCGTGCCGCAGATGGCGGACTCGGAGAAGGTTCTCGAATACCTCGATCCACCTGACGATACGGAGATCATTGGCATCGTGGTCAACGCGAAAGGGGCCGAGCGTGCAA is a genomic window containing:
- a CDS encoding acyl-CoA carboxylase subunit beta — its product is MAEVVKSEAVLESKLDTKSSRFTTNRAALLALLGGIGEQEAAIRQGGGAKAAEAQRAKGRLTVRERLTLLLDEGTQLTELGLWAAHGMYEEFGGAPGAGVVTGLGRVSGRLCMIVANDATVKAGAFFPMTAKKVLRAQTIALENRIPTLYLVDSAGVFLPLQEDVFPDQDDFGRVFRNNAVMSALGVPQITAIMGMCVAGGAYLPVMTDTVLMTEGSGLFLAGPSLVQAAIGQKTGAEELGGATMHAEISGTVDFKEPNDHLCIARLRSLVSKIGERPGAPFSVMPYDAAKDAPRYAADDLYGLIDPDPAKAATNVYDMHDIIARLVDRSEFDEYKADFGRTVLCGYARIGGRAVGIVANQKMHQQQTVAMGPQAGTKRTEFGGVIYTESAQKAARFIMDCNQNLIPLIFLHDVNGFMVGKDAEWSGIIRAGAKMVSAVSTSVVPKITVIVGGSFGAGHYAMCGKAYDPRFILAWPTARYAVMSGASAANTLVEVRVKQMERGGKHLSEDEKKAIYEEIKATYDAQADPRYGAARMWVDAIIDPVKTREVLMTALESCALNPDVAKFNPGVLQT
- a CDS encoding DUF4136 domain-containing protein; protein product: MGKFALAPSPDQADLVIELKYVIEDKGQHTGSAYNSYTKQTTVYSYDVTDPQLILSVMDAHSKELLWSTTDHRRLARLEKNREKETIKSADRLVDELKQRISTPD